A region of Zerene cesonia ecotype Mississippi unplaced genomic scaffold, Zerene_cesonia_1.1 Zces_u002, whole genome shotgun sequence DNA encodes the following proteins:
- the LOC119838386 gene encoding uncharacterized protein LOC119838386: MWRRLHNSLPYYLLFTQQNNIDITITNNVKIWTVQFDKEGFISYLKDNNFALEIETDELFTNGIQMLSQPEYLKSVDVTIEGDQLKLSMSRNFGYPIKLVLKLKLGSHDKFYKIVTQPLMKTVQDLRNSETELRNLLKRKDKEIEEYKMEAGEICLRYLKTQPFNDEAHMEKHTVFDIHFGSSDILTNSEEETTSNSEITVKEEKTEHMNIKTEPASQVVQMEMQVVPDEVKPIVIKKESNIAPKKRKFTLNI; encoded by the exons ATGTGGAGACGTTTGCACAATTCATTGccctattatttattatttacacaacaaaacaatatcgatataacaataacaaataatgttaAGATATGGACTGTGCAATTTGATAAAGAaggatttatttcttatttaaaa GACAACAATTTTGCTTTAGAAATAGAAACTgatgaattatttacaaatggaATTCAAATGTTATCTCAAcctgaatatttaaaatctgttgaTGTGACAATTGAGGGAGATCAACTGAAACTTTCAATGTCAAGAAACTTTGGTTATCCAATAAAACTAGTATTAAAGCTAAAACTGGGATCCCACGATAAA TTTTACAAAATCGTAACACAGCCATTAATGAAAACCGTTCAGGACTTAAGAAACAGCGAAACAGAGTTACGCAATTTGTTAAAACGCAAAGATAAAGAAATTGAAGAATACAAAATGGAGGCTGGAGAAATTTGCTTAA GATACCTAAAAACACAACCATTTAATGATGAAGCACATATGGAAAAGCACACTGTATTTGACATACATTTTGGATCTTCtgatattttaacaaactCAGAAGAAGAAACTACAAGCAATTCTGAAATTACAGT GAAAGAAGAGAAAACTGAACACATGAACATAAAAACAGAGCCAGCTTCACAAGTAGTTCAAATGGAAATGCAAGTTGTTCCAGACGAAGTGAAGCCAATTGTTATAAAGAAGGAATCAAATATAGCaccaaaaaaaagaaaattcacaTTGAATATTTAG
- the LOC119838387 gene encoding ras-related protein Rab-8A: MALDFSATYKLLVLGDSNVGKTCIVHRYCDERYYDIYISTIGIDFKQKIINLDGVPIKLQIWDTAGQERFRTLTTAYYRGAMGIILMYDITNLESFNHLSYWLRNIQEYASPDVIKVLVGNKCDVHENHRAVPKERGQKIADDFDMPFFEVSCKNNINIEEAFLTLARRIREYRDSKADAFELKERDNVIKPSESETDVSKCSC, translated from the exons atggcTTTAGATTTTTCAGCTACATATAAATTGCTAGTTTTAGGCGACTCAAATGTAGGAAAAACGTGTATTGTGCATAGATATTGTGACGAAAGATATTACGATATTTACATATCGACAATAG GGATAgacttcaaacaaaaaattattaatttagacGGAGTGCCAATTAAGCTTCAAATATGGGATACTGCGGGACAAGAGAGGTTTAGGACCCTCACAACCGCTTATTACAGAGGGGCCATGGGCATTATACTCATGTATGATATCACTAATCTGGAATCATTTAACCATTTGTCATACTGGCTACGGAATATTCAAGAG TATGCATCGCCAGATGTAATCAAAGTTTTAGTTGGAAATAAGTGCGACGTTCATGAAAACCACAGAGCTGTGCCCAAGGAAAGAGGGCaaaag ATTGCTGACGATTTTGATATGCCGTTCTTTGAAGTATCTTgcaagaataatataaacattgaagAAGCTTTCCTTACGCTAGCGAGAAGAATAAGGGAATACAGAGATTCGAAG GCGGATGCATTCGAACTGAAAGAAAGGGACAACGTCATTAAGCCATCAGAATCTGAGACGGACGTATCAAAGTGCAGCTGTTAG